A window from Sus scrofa isolate TJ Tabasco breed Duroc chromosome 2, Sscrofa11.1, whole genome shotgun sequence encodes these proteins:
- the LOC100626271 gene encoding olfactory receptor 7A17-like produces MGPDNDTQISTFLLLGLSKERDFQPLIFGLFLSMYLITVFGNLLIILAVSSDSHLHIPMYFFLSSLSFVDICFTSTIIPKMLVNIQTENKVITYAGCITQLYFSTLFGGWDNFLLAVMAYDRFLAICHPLHYTVKMNPQFCGLLVLVSWILSVLNSLLQSLIVLQLSYTDMEIPHFFCDLNQMVKLGCSDTFLNDTVLYFSTGLLAGGPLAGILYSYSKIVSSLCRISSAQGKYKAFSTCASHLSVVSLFYFSVLGVYLISAATHSSHSTAGASVMYSVVAPMLNPFIYSLRNKDIKGALKRFYEMAGIKRTTVLKVTNCH; encoded by the coding sequence ATGGGACCAGACAATGATACCCAAATTTCaacatttcttcttctgggattaTCAAAGGAACGTGACTTCCAGCCCCTCATATTTGGGCTgttcctctccatgtacctgatcactgtgtttggaaacctgctcatcatcctggcggtcagctctgactcccacctccacatacccatgtacttcttcctctccagtttgtcctttgtagacatctgtttcacctccaccatcatcccaaagatgctggtgAATATACAGACAGAGAACAAAGTTATAACCTATGCAGGCTGCATCACCCAGTTGTATTTTTCCACACTCTTTGGAGGATGGGATAACTTTCTTCttgctgtgatggcctatgaccgcttctTGGCCATTTGCCACCCCCTGCACTACACAGTCAAAATGAACCCTCAGTTCTGTGGACTGCTGGTGCTGGTGTCCTGGATCTTGAGTGTCCTGAACTCCTTATTACAAAGCCTAATTGTTTTGCAACTTTCCTATACAGACATGGAAatcccccactttttctgtgatcTCAATCAGATGGTCAAACTTGGTTGTTCTGACACTTTTCTTAATGACACTGTATTGTATTTTTCAACTGGGCTTCTGGCTGGTGGTCCCCTTGCTGGGATACTTTACTCTTACTCTAAGATAGTTTCCTCTCTATGTAGAATCTCATCAGCTCAAGGAAAGTATAAGGCATTTTCCACCTGTGCCtctcacctctcagttgtctccctgttttatttttcggTCTTAGGAGTTTACCTTATCTCTGctgctacccacagctcacactcAACTGCAGGAGCCTCAGTGATGTACAGTGTGGTCgcacccatgctgaaccccttcatttacagtctgagaaataaagacataaaagggGCTCTGAAGAGATTCTATGAGATGGCAGGTATAAAACGAACAACTGTCCTGAAGGTGACAAACTGCCATTGA